A single genomic interval of Bradyrhizobium sp. AZCC 1693 harbors:
- a CDS encoding TRAP transporter permease gives MAADKTTPPNDEVVAVSDEALQKAESFVEAEEGAANRLMGWAGRISTTIAVVMSLFHLYAAYAIVPTQELRYTHVAFTLVLSFLLFPLATRFRNRVRWWDIVPGIVAVATIVYALWGGEDFTDRATMPDRWDVIVGIVFIVLLLEATRRTTGAIMPVVSLLFIAYAMLGPYLPAPWTHRGYDVARLVGHLFITLEGIFGVAVDVSATLIILFTIYGAFLQQSGAGKFFIDFSLALMGGKPNSAGRTVVLSSFLLGGPSGSGVATTVMIGTVAYPMMAKAGFEKNAAGGLLAAGGLGAILSPPVLGAAAFLIAEFLKISYLDVIWMATIPTCLYYMSLLFMVELDAKKFGAKDVTFKPEMTLGQMTMRYGFHFVSLLAVVVFMVIGYSPTLSVFYATVVTFALSFLRRETALVPTKLVKALADGSIGALNAATTCACAGIVVGVVTLTGLGLKFSSIVISYAGGSLLLTAIYTSLIVWIIGLAVPVTASYIICAVIAAPALIKLGVPDYAAHMFIFYYAVLSEVSPPTALSPFAAAAITGGDPYKTTLQSWKYTLPAFLVPFVFVLDPQGPGLLLAIPKGGSWIDIVEITIKTTFGLLALAAFAQNWALRQNTAVERGLLLLSGLLLVFPSLIEAIVESIIGRDISYTYVPGLIIGLGVVLWQVRTRAPTRPALTT, from the coding sequence ATGGCAGCAGACAAGACAACGCCGCCCAATGACGAGGTCGTTGCGGTATCCGACGAAGCCCTGCAGAAGGCGGAATCCTTCGTCGAGGCGGAAGAGGGCGCGGCCAACCGCCTGATGGGATGGGCGGGCAGAATCTCGACCACGATTGCCGTGGTCATGAGCCTGTTTCACCTCTACGCGGCCTACGCCATCGTTCCGACGCAGGAACTGCGCTACACGCACGTCGCCTTCACGCTGGTTCTCAGCTTCCTGCTGTTTCCGCTGGCCACGCGATTCCGCAACCGGGTGCGGTGGTGGGATATCGTCCCCGGGATCGTCGCGGTCGCGACCATCGTCTACGCGCTGTGGGGCGGCGAGGATTTCACCGACCGCGCCACCATGCCCGACCGCTGGGACGTGATCGTCGGCATCGTCTTCATCGTGCTGCTGCTGGAGGCGACCCGGCGCACCACCGGCGCGATCATGCCCGTAGTGTCGCTGCTGTTCATCGCTTACGCCATGCTCGGCCCGTATCTGCCGGCGCCGTGGACCCATCGCGGCTACGACGTGGCCCGCCTGGTCGGCCACCTCTTCATTACCCTGGAGGGCATTTTCGGCGTCGCCGTCGACGTGTCGGCGACGCTGATCATCCTGTTCACCATCTATGGCGCATTCCTGCAGCAATCCGGCGCCGGCAAGTTCTTCATCGATTTCTCGCTGGCGCTGATGGGCGGAAAGCCGAACAGCGCCGGCCGCACGGTCGTGCTGTCGTCGTTCCTGCTCGGCGGCCCCTCCGGATCGGGCGTCGCCACCACGGTCATGATCGGCACCGTGGCCTATCCGATGATGGCCAAGGCGGGCTTCGAGAAGAACGCCGCGGGTGGCTTGCTCGCCGCCGGCGGGCTGGGCGCGATCCTGTCGCCGCCGGTGCTGGGCGCGGCTGCGTTCCTGATCGCCGAGTTTCTCAAGATCAGCTATCTCGACGTGATCTGGATGGCGACCATCCCGACCTGTCTCTATTACATGTCGCTGCTGTTCATGGTCGAACTGGACGCCAAGAAGTTCGGCGCGAAGGATGTCACCTTCAAGCCGGAAATGACGCTCGGCCAGATGACGATGCGCTACGGCTTCCACTTCGTCTCGCTGCTCGCCGTCGTCGTCTTCATGGTGATCGGCTACTCGCCGACGCTGTCGGTGTTCTATGCAACGGTCGTCACTTTTGCATTGAGCTTCCTGCGCCGGGAAACCGCGCTGGTGCCGACCAAGCTGGTAAAGGCGCTGGCCGACGGCTCGATCGGCGCGCTCAATGCCGCGACCACCTGCGCCTGCGCCGGCATCGTCGTCGGCGTCGTGACGCTGACGGGGCTCGGCCTGAAATTCTCGTCGATCGTCATCAGCTACGCCGGCGGCAGCCTGTTGTTGACCGCGATCTATACCTCGCTGATCGTCTGGATCATCGGCCTCGCGGTGCCGGTGACGGCCTCCTACATCATCTGCGCGGTCATCGCAGCGCCCGCGCTGATCAAGCTCGGCGTGCCCGACTACGCCGCGCACATGTTCATCTTCTATTATGCCGTGCTATCTGAGGTGTCACCGCCGACGGCGCTTTCGCCGTTCGCGGCGGCCGCCATCACCGGCGGGGATCCCTACAAGACCACGCTGCAATCCTGGAAATACACGCTCCCGGCGTTCCTGGTGCCGTTCGTGTTCGTGCTCGACCCGCAGGGCCCGGGCCTCTTGCTGGCGATCCCGAAGGGCGGGTCGTGGATCGATATCGTCGAGATCACGATCAAGACGACCTTCGGCCTGTTGGCGCTGGCGGCATTTGCCCAGAACTGGGCGCTGCGACAAAATACAGCGGTCGAGCGCGGCCTGCTTCTGCTATCGGGGTTGCTGCTGGTGTTCCCAAGCCTGATCGAGGCGATCGTCGAATCGATCATCGGCCGCGATATCAGCTACACCTATGTGCCGGGCCTGATCATCGGCCTCGGCGTGGTGTTGTGGCAGGTCAGAACGCGGGCGCCGACGCGACCGGCGCTCACAACTTAG
- a CDS encoding TAXI family TRAP transporter solute-binding subunit: MNSRLIAAAVAMAAIFFAPGAHAQSFINILTGGTSGVYYPLGVAIGKIYSDKIPNVKTQVQATKASVENLILLQQGRGELAFTLGDSLKAAWEGDEEAGFKSRLDKLRTLGAIYPNYIQIVATSDSGIRTLADLKGKSLSVGAPKSGTELNSRAILSAAGMTYKSIGKVEYLPFAESVELMKNRQLNATLQSAGLGVASLKDLSASTEITVVSVPKAIVDKIGPPFVPAMIPANTYTGQDKDVPTAAVVNYLVTSAAVSDDLAYQMTRLIFESLPELVDAHAAGKAIRLETATTGSPVPLHPGAIRYYREKGVMK; encoded by the coding sequence ATGAACTCACGATTGATTGCAGCCGCCGTTGCCATGGCGGCCATATTTTTTGCCCCCGGCGCGCACGCGCAGTCATTCATCAACATCCTGACCGGCGGAACTTCCGGCGTGTACTACCCGCTCGGCGTCGCCATCGGAAAGATCTACAGCGACAAGATACCGAACGTGAAGACCCAGGTGCAGGCCACCAAGGCATCGGTCGAGAACCTGATCCTGCTGCAGCAGGGCCGCGGCGAGCTCGCCTTCACGCTCGGCGACTCGCTCAAGGCGGCATGGGAAGGCGACGAGGAGGCCGGCTTCAAGTCCAGGCTCGACAAACTGCGCACCCTGGGGGCGATCTATCCGAATTACATCCAGATCGTCGCGACATCGGACAGCGGCATCAGGACGCTCGCCGACCTCAAGGGCAAGAGCCTCTCGGTCGGGGCGCCGAAGTCCGGCACCGAACTGAACTCGCGCGCGATCCTTTCGGCCGCCGGCATGACCTACAAGAGCATCGGGAAGGTCGAATATCTCCCGTTCGCCGAATCCGTCGAGCTGATGAAGAACCGCCAGCTCAATGCGACGCTGCAGTCGGCCGGCCTCGGCGTGGCCTCGCTGAAGGATCTCTCGGCTTCCACCGAAATCACCGTGGTGTCGGTTCCGAAGGCCATCGTCGACAAGATCGGTCCGCCTTTCGTGCCGGCCATGATCCCCGCCAACACCTATACCGGCCAGGACAAGGACGTCCCGACGGCGGCGGTGGTGAACTATCTCGTCACCAGTGCGGCGGTCTCCGACGATCTGGCCTATCAGATGACCAGGCTGATCTTCGAATCGCTCCCCGAACTCGTCGACGCGCACGCCGCCGGCAAGGCGATCAGGCTCGAGACGGCCACGACCGGCAGCCCGGTGCCGCTGCACCCCGGCGCGATCCGCTACTACAGGGAAAAGGGCGTGATGAAGTAG
- a CDS encoding TRAP transporter permease — MRQAEGTEQPVKVGFDNFEHGFPAGFGPGGWGYLAYAIGIVFAAFQLYVAAFNYLPSQVVRGVHVGFLLLMTFGLIGNFTAKSDFGRALGWLIGGAGFLCGLYQWVFYADLIARDGDPTRADLVVGTLLAVLIFEGTRRLMGLALPLMCGVCLLYWFFGQYLPQPFNHRGYDFDQVITHLSFGTEGFYGVPIYVSATYIFLFILFGSFLERAGMIQLFTDVSLGLFGRARGGPAKVAVFASSMMGTISGSGVANVVTVGQFTIPLMIRFGYRRAFAAGVEATASMGGQIMPPVMGAVAFIMAETLGVQYSEIVKAAVIPAMLYFASAFWMVHLEAGKHGLVGMKRSEIPSAWKALVARWYLVLPLVALVYMLFEGFTPLYAGSMGLALTVALILGAGITLDLSNTVVRYIFWIGLALVVAAVSRSGLEIIPIACVVGGLVLIAAITRGGRATLAACRFSLADSAKSALTVGMACAIVGTIIGMMTQTGVGTIFGGWIIGLGAKSLLLALVMTMLLSILLGTGIPTIPTYIVTAALAAPALAKLGVPLIASHMFAFYYGIMADLSPPVALAALAAAPIAKENPDRIGWEAMRIALAGYVIPFIFVHSPALMLQAGDPMAIQLGFYGAVALATFKALVAIGLFGIVAIGFLFTRLTRPEIVLAVLAAFCLLGEFAFSDTIGFALAAAVALWQWRQRSRSAVAAA, encoded by the coding sequence ATGCGGCAAGCCGAGGGGACGGAACAGCCCGTCAAGGTCGGGTTCGACAATTTCGAGCACGGTTTCCCGGCAGGCTTCGGCCCCGGCGGATGGGGCTATCTCGCCTACGCCATCGGCATCGTCTTTGCGGCCTTCCAGCTTTACGTCGCCGCGTTCAATTATCTGCCGAGCCAGGTGGTGCGCGGCGTTCACGTCGGTTTCCTGCTGCTGATGACCTTCGGCCTGATCGGCAACTTCACCGCCAAGAGCGATTTCGGCCGGGCGCTCGGCTGGCTGATCGGCGGCGCGGGCTTTCTGTGCGGGCTGTATCAATGGGTATTCTACGCCGACCTGATCGCCCGCGACGGCGATCCGACCCGCGCCGATCTCGTCGTCGGCACCTTGCTCGCGGTTCTGATCTTCGAAGGCACGCGGCGTCTGATGGGGCTGGCGCTGCCGCTGATGTGCGGCGTCTGCCTGCTCTACTGGTTCTTCGGCCAGTATTTGCCGCAGCCGTTCAATCATCGCGGTTATGATTTCGATCAGGTCATCACCCATTTGTCGTTCGGCACCGAAGGATTTTACGGCGTGCCGATCTATGTCTCGGCGACCTACATCTTTCTCTTCATTCTGTTCGGCTCGTTCCTCGAACGCGCCGGCATGATCCAGCTCTTCACCGACGTCTCGCTCGGCCTGTTCGGCCGCGCCCGCGGCGGACCGGCCAAGGTCGCGGTGTTCGCATCCAGCATGATGGGAACGATCTCCGGATCCGGCGTCGCCAATGTCGTCACCGTCGGCCAGTTCACGATTCCGCTGATGATCAGGTTCGGCTACCGCCGCGCGTTCGCCGCCGGCGTCGAGGCGACCGCCTCGATGGGCGGACAGATCATGCCGCCGGTGATGGGCGCGGTCGCCTTCATCATGGCCGAAACGCTAGGGGTGCAGTATTCGGAGATCGTCAAGGCGGCGGTGATCCCGGCCATGCTCTATTTCGCGTCCGCGTTCTGGATGGTGCATCTGGAAGCCGGTAAGCACGGCCTCGTCGGCATGAAGCGTTCGGAAATCCCGAGCGCGTGGAAGGCGCTGGTGGCGCGCTGGTACCTGGTGTTGCCGCTGGTGGCCCTGGTCTACATGCTGTTCGAGGGCTTTACGCCGCTCTATGCCGGCAGCATGGGGCTTGCGCTGACGGTCGCCCTGATCCTCGGCGCCGGCATCACGCTCGATCTTTCCAACACGGTCGTGCGCTACATCTTCTGGATCGGACTGGCGCTGGTGGTCGCCGCGGTGTCGCGCAGCGGCCTCGAGATCATACCGATCGCGTGTGTCGTCGGCGGGCTGGTCCTGATCGCCGCGATCACGCGCGGCGGCCGGGCGACACTCGCCGCCTGCCGCTTTTCGCTCGCCGACAGCGCCAAATCGGCGCTCACGGTGGGCATGGCCTGCGCCATCGTCGGCACCATCATCGGCATGATGACGCAGACCGGCGTCGGCACCATCTTCGGCGGCTGGATCATCGGGCTCGGCGCCAAGAGCCTGTTGCTGGCGCTGGTCATGACCATGCTGCTGTCGATCCTGCTCGGCACCGGCATCCCGACGATTCCGACCTACATCGTCACCGCCGCGCTTGCCGCACCTGCGCTCGCCAAGCTCGGCGTGCCGCTGATCGCCAGCCACATGTTCGCGTTCTACTATGGCATCATGGCGGACCTCTCGCCGCCGGTGGCGCTGGCGGCATTGGCGGCGGCGCCGATCGCGAAGGAAAACCCCGACAGGATCGGCTGGGAGGCGATGCGGATCGCACTCGCGGGCTACGTCATTCCGTTCATCTTCGTCCACTCGCCGGCCCTGATGCTGCAGGCCGGCGACCCCATGGCTATCCAGCTCGGTTTCTACGGCGCAGTGGCGTTGGCGACCTTCAAGGCGCTGGTCGCGATCGGCCTGTTCGGCATCGTCGCGATCGGTTTTCTGTTCACGCGGCTGACTCGGCCTGAGATCGTGCTGGCCGTTCTCGCAGCGTTCTGCCTGCTCGGCGAGTTCGCGTTCAGCGATACGATCGGCTTCGCGCTGGCAGCGGCTGTCGCGCTCTGGCAATGGCGGCAGCGTTCGCGCAGCGCGGTGGCGGCGGCGTGA
- a CDS encoding DUF1850 domain-containing protein — protein MAAAFAQRGGGGVSLCLASASAVKALSVAAFTLVWIHSIEKVEWQEDWRITPQGLELVQARVKGSGAGMEPAPEARLVNGWLQWQPKRAAMPEVVLGNSGAAGEWRLCVSGKCRTLSDMFGYPIGVTTMRVCKDP, from the coding sequence ATGGCGGCAGCGTTCGCGCAGCGCGGTGGCGGCGGCGTGAGCCTCTGCCTCGCCTCAGCCAGCGCGGTGAAGGCGTTGTCGGTCGCGGCGTTCACGCTTGTCTGGATCCATTCGATCGAGAAGGTCGAATGGCAGGAGGACTGGCGCATCACGCCGCAGGGGCTGGAACTGGTGCAGGCGCGCGTGAAGGGTAGTGGGGCCGGTATGGAGCCGGCGCCGGAGGCGCGGCTTGTCAACGGCTGGCTTCAATGGCAACCGAAGCGCGCGGCGATGCCGGAGGTCGTGCTCGGCAATTCCGGGGCTGCCGGCGAATGGCGGCTATGCGTAAGTGGAAAGTGCCGGACATTGTCGGATATGTTCGGCTATCCCATCGGCGTCACGACGATGCGCGTTTGCAAAGATCCGTAG
- a CDS encoding SDR family NAD(P)-dependent oxidoreductase → MERLKGKTAMVVGAGSIGPGWGNGKATAVTFAREGAQVFCVDRNAAAAKETVEIITGEGGKATAFTADVSREAEVEAMVSACRKAYGRIDVLDNNVGIAEMGNVVEVNEASWDHVFAVNLKSAYFAMKHVIPVMQKQGGGSIINISSIASIRHLGISYVTYGASKAAMNQMTRTSAVQFARDHVRVNCILPGLMKTPMVEHSAGLAASYSAGDVEAMWRARDAQVPMGHMGDAWDVANAALFLASDESRYVTGIELVVDGGITVKS, encoded by the coding sequence ATGGAACGGCTCAAGGGCAAGACGGCGATGGTGGTGGGCGCGGGATCGATCGGTCCCGGCTGGGGCAATGGCAAGGCGACCGCTGTCACCTTCGCGCGTGAGGGTGCACAGGTGTTCTGCGTCGACCGCAACGCGGCGGCGGCAAAGGAGACGGTAGAGATCATCACGGGCGAGGGCGGCAAGGCGACGGCCTTCACCGCCGACGTCTCGCGCGAAGCCGAGGTCGAGGCGATGGTTTCGGCGTGCCGCAAGGCCTATGGCCGCATCGACGTGCTCGACAACAATGTCGGCATCGCCGAGATGGGAAATGTCGTCGAGGTCAACGAAGCGAGCTGGGATCACGTCTTCGCCGTCAATCTCAAGAGCGCCTATTTCGCCATGAAGCACGTCATTCCCGTGATGCAGAAGCAGGGTGGCGGCTCGATCATCAACATCTCGTCGATCGCCTCGATCCGCCATCTCGGCATTTCCTATGTCACCTATGGCGCCTCGAAGGCGGCGATGAACCAGATGACACGCACGTCAGCGGTGCAGTTCGCGCGCGATCATGTACGGGTCAATTGCATCCTGCCGGGCCTGATGAAGACCCCGATGGTTGAGCACTCCGCGGGGCTGGCTGCCAGCTATTCGGCCGGCGACGTCGAGGCGATGTGGCGGGCGCGCGACGCCCAGGTGCCGATGGGGCACATGGGCGATGCCTGGGACGTCGCCAATGCCGCGCTGTTTCTGGCGTCCGACGAATCCCGCTACGTCACCGGGATCGAACTGGTGGTCGATGGCGGGATCACGGTGAAGTCTTGA
- a CDS encoding tetratricopeptide repeat protein: MRGNPDIRNLVAASLLWMAFAHGASATGAEPVKDLRIDPAPCLAAGLAQDHDRTVSSCGALIDNAKTEKADRIKALIARAAAYERKDMIDRAIADYDGVLRLDPAHADVHNARGELWRKKGDLPKAVADFAAAIKLNPDHVVAKANHRALAQEAERQGALKAVAGKPSFDCATARRKVEKAICANPELADLDREVQGSYVRAAAEKMTPRQARTLRREQEEYISRRNAEYGRPGYDLKKAMRDRLQQINGIDGY, translated from the coding sequence ATGCGAGGCAATCCCGATATCCGCAACCTGGTCGCGGCCTCTCTGCTGTGGATGGCGTTTGCGCATGGTGCATCGGCGACCGGGGCCGAGCCGGTCAAGGATTTGCGGATCGATCCGGCGCCGTGTCTTGCCGCTGGCCTTGCGCAGGACCACGACAGGACGGTGAGTAGCTGCGGCGCGCTGATCGACAACGCAAAGACCGAAAAGGCCGATCGCATCAAGGCGCTGATCGCGCGCGCCGCCGCCTATGAACGCAAGGACATGATCGACCGTGCCATCGCCGATTATGACGGCGTGTTGCGCCTCGATCCGGCGCACGCCGATGTTCATAACGCGCGCGGCGAACTCTGGCGCAAGAAGGGCGATCTGCCCAAGGCGGTGGCCGATTTTGCCGCGGCGATCAAGCTGAACCCGGACCACGTCGTGGCAAAAGCCAACCACCGGGCGCTGGCGCAGGAGGCGGAGCGGCAGGGCGCGCTGAAGGCGGTCGCCGGCAAGCCGAGCTTTGATTGCGCGACCGCTCGCCGTAAGGTGGAAAAGGCGATCTGCGCCAATCCCGAACTCGCCGATCTCGATCGCGAAGTCCAGGGGTCGTATGTCAGGGCAGCGGCTGAAAAGATGACGCCGCGACAGGCGCGCACGCTGCGGCGCGAGCAAGAGGAATATATCTCCCGTCGCAATGCGGAATACGGCCGGCCCGGCTACGACCTGAAAAAAGCGATGCGCGACCGTCTGCAACAGATCAACGGGATCGACGGGTATTAG
- a CDS encoding AraC family transcriptional regulator, translated as MKAALQNYHARMQRVLDHIDRHLDDDLDLDALSSVAAYSKYHFHRQFTATFGLSVHRYIQLARLKRASHRLAYRDAQSVTDIAMDAGYDAPDAFARAFRQRFGQSPSSFRKSPDWEPWLAAFGPLDNARSKLMQKTFTTDDVTIRDVPPTPVAIMEHRGDPATLGATIQRFIAWRTAAGLHPKTSPTFNVWRSERRPASPADYSVDLCVGTDQPIEANGEQIKAGEIAGGRCAVLRVVGNTDNLEPAALYLYRDWLPASGEEARDFPIYCQRLSFFPEVPEHEAVADLFLPLK; from the coding sequence ATGAAGGCGGCGCTTCAAAACTACCATGCCCGGATGCAGCGGGTGCTGGATCACATAGACCGGCATCTGGACGACGATCTGGACCTGGACGCGCTGAGCAGCGTCGCAGCCTACTCGAAATATCATTTCCACCGGCAGTTCACGGCGACCTTCGGGCTGTCCGTGCATCGCTATATCCAGCTTGCCCGTTTGAAGCGTGCTTCGCACCGGCTGGCCTACAGGGATGCCCAAAGCGTCACGGACATAGCGATGGATGCCGGTTACGATGCACCGGACGCCTTCGCCCGCGCCTTTCGGCAACGGTTCGGGCAATCGCCTTCGTCGTTCCGGAAGTCTCCCGACTGGGAGCCGTGGCTTGCGGCCTTCGGGCCTCTCGACAACGCGAGGAGCAAGCTCATGCAGAAGACTTTTACCACTGACGACGTGACGATTCGCGATGTGCCCCCCACACCGGTGGCGATCATGGAGCATCGGGGCGACCCGGCGACGCTCGGCGCCACCATCCAGCGGTTCATCGCGTGGCGCACGGCCGCTGGCCTGCACCCCAAGACAAGTCCGACCTTCAATGTCTGGCGTTCCGAGCGGCGTCCTGCGTCGCCTGCCGATTATAGCGTAGACCTTTGTGTCGGGACCGACCAACCGATCGAGGCGAACGGCGAGCAGATCAAAGCCGGCGAGATCGCTGGCGGACGCTGCGCGGTGCTGCGCGTCGTCGGCAACACCGACAATCTGGAGCCCGCCGCGCTCTACCTTTATCGCGACTGGCTTCCGGCCAGCGGCGAGGAAGCGCGCGACTTCCCGATCTATTGCCAGCGGCTGAGCTTCTTCCCGGAGGTGCCGGAGCATGAGGCGGTCGCGGATCTGTTTTTGCCGCTGAAATAG
- the trpS gene encoding tryptophan--tRNA ligase has protein sequence MTRPVILTGDRTTGPLHIGHYAGSLLNRLRFQESHEQFLLLADTQALTDNAHAPDKVRLGVMEVALDYLAVGIDPAKTTICLQSHLPALAELSMLYLNFVTVARLERNPTIKDEIRGRRFGRDIPAGFLCYPAAQAADITAFKATVVPVGEDQAPLIEQTNEIVRRINTTAGRAILPEAQAVIPQAGRLPGVDGKAKMSKSGGNAIALSASPDEIAAAVKAMFTDPNHLRVEDPGQVEGNVVFTYLDAFDEDRTTLEELKAQYRRGGIGDSKIKRRLEDILQALIGPTRERRTQLAKDPAYVLDVIRRGTEKARCRTEATRREVVEGLGLFML, from the coding sequence ATGACCAGACCCGTTATTCTGACAGGCGACCGCACCACCGGCCCGCTGCACATTGGCCACTATGCCGGATCGTTGCTCAACCGTCTGCGATTTCAGGAGAGCCACGAGCAGTTTCTGCTCCTGGCTGATACACAAGCCCTGACTGACAACGCTCACGCCCCCGACAAGGTGCGGCTCGGTGTGATGGAGGTGGCGCTCGACTATCTTGCCGTCGGGATCGACCCAGCCAAGACCACGATCTGCCTGCAATCCCACCTGCCCGCGCTGGCCGAGTTGTCGATGCTCTATTTGAACTTCGTGACCGTCGCCAGATTGGAGCGCAACCCCACGATCAAGGACGAGATCCGCGGCCGCCGCTTCGGGCGCGACATCCCGGCAGGCTTCCTGTGCTATCCTGCGGCGCAGGCGGCGGACATAACCGCGTTCAAGGCAACTGTAGTGCCGGTGGGCGAGGATCAGGCGCCGCTGATCGAACAAACCAACGAGATCGTCCGCCGTATCAACACCACCGCCGGACGGGCCATCCTGCCGGAAGCGCAGGCCGTCATTCCGCAAGCGGGGCGGCTGCCGGGCGTGGACGGGAAAGCGAAAATGTCGAAGTCCGGCGGCAATGCCATCGCCCTTTCGGCCTCGCCGGACGAGATCGCGGCGGCAGTGAAGGCGATGTTCACCGACCCGAATCATCTGCGGGTCGAAGATCCCGGGCAAGTGGAAGGCAATGTCGTATTCACCTATCTGGATGCTTTCGACGAGGACCGCACTACGCTGGAAGAGCTGAAGGCGCAGTATCGGCGGGGAGGAATAGGCGACAGCAAGATCAAGCGCCGCCTCGAAGACATCTTGCAGGCGCTGATTGGACCGACGCGAGAACGAAGGACGCAACTGGCCAAAGATCCGGCTTATGTGCTCGACGTGATTCGCCGCGGTACGGAAAAGGCCCGGTGCCGGACCGAGGCAACGAGGCGGGAAGTTGTCGAAGGCCTCGGGCTGTTCATGTTGTAA
- a CDS encoding tetratricopeptide repeat protein has product MKDYDEALRLEPQRARTYSNRSAAYRKLGRTEKAIEDVTTAIRIDPTQPQQRNFVEKHRVLAWMARLFRLDLAQLPVTMP; this is encoded by the coding sequence ATCAAGGATTATGACGAGGCGCTCCGTCTCGAGCCGCAGCGCGCGCGCACCTACAGCAACCGTTCTGCGGCTTATCGCAAGCTGGGCCGGACGGAAAAAGCGATCGAGGACGTTACCACGGCGATCCGGATCGATCCGACGCAGCCGCAGCAGCGCAACTTCGTCGAAAAGCATAGGGTTTTAGCCTGGATGGCCAGGCTGTTCCGGCTTGATCTGGCGCAACTTCCCGTGACAATGCCCTGA